In Raphanus sativus cultivar WK10039 chromosome 5, ASM80110v3, whole genome shotgun sequence, the following proteins share a genomic window:
- the LOC130512718 gene encoding uncharacterized protein LOC130512718: MPPRRATRAQIARDAREAQDEHVQPAVPQPEVPQVDQEAMRQMVQDAARQAAQEAVQQIAQEATRQAAQEAARVAAQEVARQMAAAQQVPQGPQIHVQQGPQIHMQQVPPVQVQHDHQAPAQQAPAPQYPQVPIQPVPGVFQVPPPLPIIPVHVPEVDETFIRVLSQMKYVNLEHFSGTTDPTLAHDWRHSLDKCLNTISCPPRHKLRIAELYLRGDAAVWWDGVRVMHHGEMTYEDFLYAFNKKYFPREALDEKKNDFESLRQGGKSVREYEHEFRQLHRFAGIGMDEEDLIRRFLKGMRVELHGRCSMVTYTSLEDLVEKAVVQEKCIAAEQKFNKAAQPKTGGTSGSQKRTLDQSGIQCFHCGKFGHKSRVCRSRLAGARVAPPVAVAAAPAVAVGNCFGCNQPGHMIRDCPRRGNAALPPPPKRLAIAPRVFTVGDAQGAEPIAGLVSVGGEPAHTLFDSGASHSFVSPRLVKSWSFRGVFEPKAKQIQTAGTERLGAIGVHRDVPVMLGGVDLLGDLT, from the exons GATGCTGCTAGACAGGCTGCTCAGGAAGCAGTTCAGCAGATTGCTCAAGAGGCAACCAGGCAAGCCGCTCAAGAGGCTGCCCGAGTAGCTGCTCAGGAAGTTGCTCGACAGATGGCTGCAGCTCAGCAGGTTCCGCAGGGTCCTCAGATTCATGTGCAGCAGGGTCCGCAGATTCATATGCAGCAGGTTCCGCCCGTTCAGGTTCAGCATGATCATCAGGCTCCAGCTCAGCAGGCCCCAGCGCCACAATATCCGCAGGTTCCTATTCAGCCGGTTCCAGGTGTCTTTCAGGTTCCGCCGCCGCTGCCTATCATTCCAGTGCACGTGCCCGAGGTTGATGAAACATTTATCAGGGTGTTGTCACAGATGAAATACGTGAACTTGGAGCATTTCAGTGGTACCACGGACCCTACACTTGCTCACGATTGGAGGCACAGTTTGGATAAATGTTTGAACACTATCTCATGCCCACCAAGGCACAAGCTTAGGATTGCTGAGTTGTATTTACGCGGAGATGCAGCAGTGTGGTGGGATGGAGTGCGAGTGATGCACCACGGCGAGATGACTTATGAGGATTTCCTGTATGCGTTCAACAAGAAGTATTTTCCGAGAGAAGCTTTGGATGAGAAGAAGAACGACTTTGAGAGTTTGAGGCAGGGTGGAAAGTCTGTCAGAGAGTATGAGCATGAGTTTCGCCAGCTTCACCGATTTGCGGGTATTGGTATGGATGAGGAGGATCTTATCAGGAGGTTCTTAAAAGGGATGCGAGTAGAACTTCACGGTAGGTGCAGTATGGTCACCTATACCAGTTTGGAGGATCTGGTAGAGAAGGCCGTTGTGCAAGAGAAATGTATTGCAGCGGAGCAGAAGTTCAACAAGGCAGCTCAGCCTAAGACCGGAGGGACTTCCGGGTCGCAGAAGAGGACCTTGGATCAGTCAGGCATCCAGTGCTTTCATTGCGGGAAGTTTGGACATAAGAGTAGGGTTTGTCGAAGCAGGCTAGCCGGTGCCCGTGTTGCACCGCCAGTAGCAGTAGCAGCAGCCCCAGCAGTGGCAGTTGGGAACTGCTTTGGCTGTAACCAGCCGGGTCACATGATCAGGGATTGCCCGAGGAGGGGCAATGCAGCGCTTCCACCACCACCGAAGCGTCTAGCCATCGCTCCACGTGTGTTTACAGTTGGAGATGCCCAGGGAGCCGAGCCGATAGCGG GATTGGTTTCGGTTGGAGGTGAGCCAGCTCACACTTTATTCGACTCAGGAGCTTCTCATAGTTTCGTGAGTCCGCGTTTGGTCAAGTCTTGGTCTTTCCGGGGTGTCTTCGAACCGAAGGCTAAGCAGATTCAAACTGCCGGCACCGAGAGATTGGGAGCGATTGGAGTTCATCGTGATGTGCCAGTTATGCTTGGAGGAGTTGATTTGCTCGGAGATTTGACATAG